The Opitutales bacterium region TTTTTGTTTTGTTATCCACTGACCTTCAGTGGTTTAACCGCAACTCGCGATACTTTTTTATGCAAAATCCGGGCTAGCGGCGCTGGAAGCGGGAGACCATCAAGGGCTTGGCCAATCAGATGTTCTCATGCTGGCCAACCTGAACTGTGGTCGAACCTATCCCTCCGAGGTGGCCCGCCGAATCGGGGTCACGCGCCAGGCCGTCTACAAGATGCTCAAAAACCTTGAGAAGAAGGAGATCGTTTCACTTGAGCTGGATACGGAACGTCGTAACAGCAAAACGATCGTGATCACACCTAAGGGCGAAGAGCTTATTCGCGCAGCAGTTGGGATACTAAAGGAAATCGAGGGCGAGCTGCAGGCTCGCCTTCCCCCGGGATCTGTTGAGCAACTGCGAGCAGTCCTTGAACAAGATTGGGGCGAGCCTTAGCCTGAGTCATGAATAACGGGTCGACTCAACGCGCTATCGCGCGTGAATGACCTCGAACGTTCTAAAAAATAACAATCATCGACAATCTTTGTTGTTTTGCCATTTTGACGTGGATGAACGTATCACTGACTCCAAAACTTGAAGAATGGGTCCAAGAAAAGGTCCAAAGCGGGATGTATAATTCGTCATCGGAGGTTGTTCGAGACGCGTTACGACTACTTCACGACTATGAAGGGCAGCGTCAGAGAAAACTTGATGGTTTGCGTAGTGAGTTACTTCTTGGGCACGAGCAAATAAAGAGCGGTAAGAAGAAGGATTTTGGTCCCTCGCTAGTTGAGAGAATTAAGCGTAAAGGAAGAGAGCAAGTAGGTGTCTAAGCCCTTGTATATCTCAGATCAAGCCGTTGAAGATCTTGAGGATATTTGGGCTCATATAGCGGACGACAGCATTACCCGTGCTGACGGATTCATTGATCGGCTATACTCGAAGTGCGTGGATCTATCAGGGCTAGATGGGATAGGTAGATCTCGTGACGAGTTGCTCCCCGGGGTTGAAAAGTTTTCCTTTCAAGCGCTACGTGATATATTTTTACCGAAGTGATACTGGAGTGGATATCGTTAGAGTGCTTTATTCGGCAAGAGACATTGACGAGATATTCAGAGTCTCTGAATAGGACAAGAATGATCCCCGAAGGCGGCAATCTATTCGAGCCCATGGATCCGAGAGTCGTCGAAACCGCCTCCACCGCTCACAATGATTGGAGGGGCACGCTTTGACGTGACCCACAGCCTGGGCAAAGTCAGACAATCCAAGCGACTGAATTTGTGCAAAATGCTTTCAGCAGAAAAGTTTTCACGCAAGGGTGCCAAGCAGGTGCGTAGGGCGGAGCGATAATGCTGCTTGAAGCGCGCACGAGGGTACTGGGCTTTGCGATGAGGTATGATGGCGACGCACAGCGCTGGTCGGAAGAAAATCCTCGCCTACGCTCACCATCGTTTTAGCTTTTTCCAACATTATGCACATGAAATTATACAATCCATTGATAAAAAAATATTTATATATTGATTTTTGGACTTTTTGCTTGCTCGAAAAACGGTGATGTAACGACGATTCGTTGATATAATATTAACCGTTGGGCGGCTGATCAAATGAATGCAATCGAAAGCGTTTATCGTTCAGGGTTCGAATGGGCCCGCCTTGGCCTAAAGGTCATTACCACTGGATACGCACAGTTAGTGTTAAATCCAGGTGACCCAGAGCATCATGAAGGCAATGCTGCCTGGTATGTGTCGATCGAAGATAAAGAGATGGGCTACCTACAGGATATTGAAACAGTCTATGCTGAACATGGTCTCACCTGTCATCATGTCGTCCCACATTATTCATCAGATAAAACGGTAAAATTTCTGAAAATGCAAAACTATCTAGATAGCCCTGCCTATGGTTTTATGATCGAGCCATATTTTGCTTCTTTGCCGGCCAGCTATGAATTTA contains the following coding sequences:
- a CDS encoding winged helix-turn-helix transcriptional regulator yields the protein MLANLNCGRTYPSEVARRIGVTRQAVYKMLKNLEKKEIVSLELDTERRNSKTIVITPKGEELIRAAVGILKEIEGELQARLPPGSVEQLRAVLEQDWGEP
- a CDS encoding type II toxin-antitoxin system ParD family antitoxin → MNVSLTPKLEEWVQEKVQSGMYNSSSEVVRDALRLLHDYEGQRQRKLDGLRSELLLGHEQIKSGKKKDFGPSLVERIKRKGREQVGV